The Syntrophales bacterium genomic interval TGAAGATCATATCTTCACATGTTTAATTTGTTGACCCATTCTTTAGCTAATTCGCTTTCTTAAGCGGCTGCAAGGAATAAGGTTAATAGTGAAAAATGCAAGGATTTTGCTGAAAGGTGTTGTTTGCGAAATGCAGGATTATTAATTTCCTTATTAAACTTTTCCCACAAATATAATGCCTCTTTTGAATTTGCCGAAAACAAACTGAAGGCAAACTGGGTATCGCATATCTCAGGTTTCTTAATATATTCTCCATAACTACTCCAGGGATAGGCCTGAACCTCTTTAACCATCCCCGCCTTCATTGGATTTTGATGGATATATCTCATTGCTGCCAAAAAATATTTATCTGTCTCAACTGCTTCACTTTTATACCGGTCTTGAAATAAATGGCCTCTCCGGCTGTATTTCCAATAAGGGGGTATCCCCTTAGCTCCTCTTCGTTCTAAAAATAATTATGATCCCAGTCATAGCCGCCGGTTATATCGCCCATAGTTATCGAGTTAGTAGTTACCGCTTGTTCAAGGAGCCTTCGAAAGACAAGACCACGGCTTCGAGAGGTACGACGATTAAACCTGAACGTGTATTCCTCCAAGTAGGATTGTAGGTGATTGGGTAGCACGGATCCTTGGTGTGTACCAAGAATCCATCGTTTCACGAGACTTGCGACCCGGTGGACCCCTGGCATAGAAACATGGGCAGGATCACCAGAAGACGATAGCACCTGCATATCTCGAGTGTATCCGCATTTAGGTAATCCGTTATAGCCACGCCACCCATCGGTGCATACTATCGATTCTGGAGCAACAACATCCTGCACAAAGGGTAGCAAACTATCACCAGATAAGTCTGGAATACAACGCATCCGCACTCGCCCAAAACCTTTGGGCTGCTTGATCTCTATGGCAATAACCACAATGCTTTTGATGGTGCCGCGACCGCGTTTACCGCCATGTTCTTTGCCACCGATATAAGTTTCGTCCACTTCCACGATGCCAGATAACGGTTTTCGTTCACTGTTTACCATCGCCACCCGAAAGCGCTGTAGCAGCATCCAAGCTACTTTATAGCTTGTACCGATAGTACGCTCTAAAGTTTTGGCCGACATACCGTTCTTAGCGGTGGTCACATGCCAGGCCGCTTCAAACCAAGTTGTCAAAGGTGTCCGCGTCTTATCGAAAATCGTTCCCGCCGTTACGGACGTTTGATAACGGCAGATTGGGCATACCAGACGACCACGACTTTGGTTCCACGGTGTTGAAGTTGTCTTACATGACCGACATGTAAATTCCTCGGGCCAACGCAACTTCGCCAAAAAGGCTGCACATGCAGCGTCATCAGGAAACATTTTCACGAATTCTCGGTATGTGTTTGGGTAGTCGCCATGCTGTGTAGTCAACGTTGATTTCATGGTTTTACCACCTTGCAATTGCAAGAATTTTACGTTTACATCATACCACAAGAGGAGCTAAGGGAATACCCCCCTTTTCCAATTATACCAGTAAACATAGCTTGCCCCAATTCTGCGAAAGGCGACCCCTAAATCTTCTTTCCCTTCTTTCATCAGTAAATGTATATGATTGCTCATTAAGCAGTAGGCATATATCTCATACCCACTGTTTTCTTTATATGTCTTAATTGTCTCAAGATATTTCTGATTGTCCTGATCATCTTCAAAGATCCGCTGTTTATTAATTCCCCTTAATACCACATGATAAATTCCTGAGCTGCTTTTCTCTCTGGCTCGTCTTGGCATATAGTCACCCCTGTTTAGAATAGCAAAATATATGATTTCTGTCAACACAAAAGAACCGTCCCCTTGTGTTTCCCTTGTGTTTCTTGTCATGTAACCTACGCTCCCCTTAACTTTACTCGGAGCCCTATGACAACTATCCTAACACAGGGGGTTTTAAAATCCGCACCCCTCCAGGAATTTTTTTGAATTCCAAAAGCGGACTCAGATCCCCACCTACTATCCGGGAAAGATATTCCATCTCTTTTTTAATTTCATCCTGAGGGCTCAAAGTATCAGGGGCAATGAAGATGCGCTCGTGCGTTGTCTTCATGAAGTTTTCCTTATCGTTAAAAAGCTCCTCGCACAGCTTTTCCCCCGGCCTCACCCCGGTATATTTTATTTCAATATCCTCCCCCGGCTTGAGACCCGACAAAAGAATCATATCCCTGGCCAGATCCATAATCTTCACAGGATCACCCATATCCAGAATAAATATCATGCCCTTTTCTCCCAATGCTCCCGCCTGGATAACAAGCTGCACCGCCTCTGGAATGGTCATAAAATAGCGGGTCATATGGGGATGAGTTACAGTAAGCGGACCGCCCCTTTTGATCTGCTCCCTAAAAAGGGGTACCACGCTTCCCTGGCTCCCCAGGACATTGCCGAAGCGGACAGCGCAAAAAACACAGCTGCCGTTACTGCGTGCCCGGTGCTGCATATAGATCTCCGACGCTCTTTTCGTGGCTCCCATAACACTGGATGGCTTCACCGCTTTATCGGAGGAGATAAAGACAAACCTCTCCACACCATAACGTTCGGCCAAGTCCACCAGATTTTTCGTACCATAAACGTTATTTTCCACTGCCTCCTCAGGATTAAGTTCCATGAGAGGCACATGCTTGTGGGCAGCGGCATGAAAGATAACCCGGGGTTTATATATCTGAAAGACCTTCTCTAAAGCCTGCAGGTCCTGAATATTCCTGATCAATGGATACATCTTCAGCTCGGGGTTTTTCTGCTCAAGCTCCCTGTTTATGTAAAAAATGCCGTTTTCATCGCAGTCCAGCAGTATCAGCAGCTGGGGGCCGAGTAAAGCCACCTGGCGGCAGAGCTCAGATCCGATCGAGCCTGCAGCACCGGTAATCATGACGACCTTGTTTGCCAAATAGCCGGAGATTTCCTGGATATCAACTTCCACAGGGTCTCTTTTTAAAAGGTCCTCAATCTCCACCTCTTTGAGCTGGGTAAGGCTAACCTGTCCCCCCAAAATTTCAAACATCCCGGGAGCAGTCTTTAATTTGACCGGCAGATCCTTGCAAAGATCGATTATGCTGCGCTGTTGGCTGTAGGAAGCAGAGGGCATGGCAAGGATAATTTCTTTAATTCCCCTCTCCTCCACTACCTGTTGAATATTCTCCCGTTTTCCCAGTACAGGCAGGCCATGAATAATCTGCTTCTGCTTATTGGGATCATCATCAATAAAACCAACAATCTTTGTACCCAGTGCAGCCTGGTGTTTTTTCAGCTCATCAGCAACCATCACCCCGGCATCACCGGCTCCAATAATTAAAACAGGCTTGTCCCCGTTGTTGTTTCCCTCTATTTTTTTCAGGTACTTAACAAGCACCCTCAGGAAAAAACGGGAACCCCCGATGAAAAAGAGCAGCAATACCCCAAAAATTACATAGACACTACGTGGAAGCGGGAGATTGAAATACCAGCTGTAAAGGTAGTTGATGGCAGAACCTGACCCCACAGCAAAGACAATCAGCATAAGCTCGTCCACGCTTGCATAGCGCCACAATCGTTTGTAGATACCAAAACAAATAAATATGATGATATGCAAACCGATTACCGGCCATAGCAGTTTTTCAAAATTTCCCATAAAAAACGAAGGAATATGCCCCTCAAAGCGCAAAACAAGGGCCATGTACAAAGCCGAGCCTATTAGTACAACATCTCCTAAGGCCAGAACAAACTGTTTAAATTTATTATTAAATCCTAACAACTCTATCACCTCTACCGTTACCAAGGTTCCCCATAAACTTTTTTCTTATGACGTTTTTGGAAATGGGGATCCTATTAAAAAAAACCAGCTTGTCCCCAACATCATTCCGCTTTCCGTAAAGAAATAAGCCCAGACCGCCCTAGTATCAGCTAATTTAATAAATCTCTTTTAAATTACATCTGCTACATTTATTACAAATTATATCACAACATGCCATTAATTTCTTCAGGTTCTTACTTCCTTCAACATTATCTTTAGGTCTAAATGAAATCGGGGAAAGGAAACAACAACTCCGTCCCTCTTCCCAATCTTTCCAACACAAATGTACATGCACAGTAAACAGAATATCCCAGTCCCAGACGCTCTTTATGGCGAACATAATGTATATTCACGATCTCGGAAACTTCCCGCATCATTCTTAGCTCCTCGTCCTGGCCCTTTTGCTTAAGCATAGCTAAAAAGCTCTTATGAAGATGGCCAGCTGAGATATCTTAAACCCTATGAATTTAGTCACCAAGACAGATCGAGACCCAGCCTACCTAAGCAACCGCTCAAACCTCCAAGCATCCTTGACCATCTCTTTAATCCCACGCTTCGTCTTCCAACCAAGTTCCCTTTCAGCTTTACTTGCATCGGCATAGCATGAAGCAATGTCACCAGGTCTACGATCAACGATTTCAAAAGGAACTTTGATCTTATTAACTTCTTCAAAGGTATGCACCAGTTGTAAAACTGATGTGCCTTGGCCAGTCCCAAGATTGTAGACATGGACACCTTCGGTTAATTTCTCAATAGCTGCGACATGCCCTTCCGCCAAGTCTACTACATGAATATAGTCTCTGACGCCGGTACCATCTACCGTATCATAATCATTCCCAAACACTCTTAGTTTCTCCAGTTTATCTTTTGCCGCCTTGGTCACAGATGGCATTAAGTTGTTTGGAATGCCATTAGGATCCTCCCCAATCAGCCCACTCTCATGAGCACCCACCGGGTTGAAGTAACGCAACAATGACACCGCAAATCCAGGATTCACTTTCGCAACATCCGTCAGGATCCGCTCACTCATCGCCTTAGTCTCCCCATAGGGATTCGTCGTCGGCAACAGATCCATGGTCTCCACGAAAGGTACATCATTCTCCCCATATACAGAAGCTGAGGATGAAAATACAAATTTCCCTACACCATATTTCAGGCACGCCTTACTCAATACCATGGTGCTGACAGTGTTATTATAATAATACGCCAGTGGCTTCTCCATAGACTCTCCTACCGCCTTAAGCCCTGCAAAATGAATCAAGCCATCGATTTGGTGGGTAGAGAAGATGGAGTTGACGGCTTCTTCATCGGTTACGTCGATTTTGTAGAAGGTGAGATCTTTACCTGTAATCTGTTTTATTTTGTTTATTGATTCAAATTTACTGTTACACAGATTATCAGCAACAATAACTGAATGACCTGCTTCTATTAAAGCAACACAGGTATGAGAGCCTATATATCCGGCACCGCCAGTAATGAGAATTTGCATTCGGTGGTTCACCTCTCAATCTCACTTAAGACTCTTGTTATTTCATAAAACTGCCCCATTAGGGGAGACATTCCTTAAATACATATCACGTTTCACATTATATACAGACTTGCTCAGGGGTTTTTGTGAAAATTTGTAGTGTCTACTATAAAGTAGCTATATACTAGAATAATCCTTTCACCGCATTAATCACATACTCGACCTCTTCATCAGTTAAGGATGGATACATTGGCAAACTGATCAACCTACTATACAGTGCCTCGGCATTGGAACAGCAAACATCTGCGTAACCGTTTTTCTGATAATACGGATGTTTATGAACCGGAATATAATGGACATTTACACCCAATCCGGCAGCACGCAATTTATCATATGCTTCTATCCGTGGCATTTTGGTAACCTGTATTGCGTATAGATGATAACTGTTTTTACATCCTTCTGCCTGATAGGGAGTTATGACCCCTACAACGTCAGCAAAAGCTTCATCGTACCTTGCAGCAATCTCACGTCTGCGCTCAACAAACTTATCAATCTTCTTCATTTGGCTTATGCCCAAAGCGCACTGGAAATCCGTTATTCGGTAGTTATACCCTAGTTCGAGCTGCTCATAATACCAACCGCCTTCATAATTAAGCATGAGGTTTTCTTCTCTTGTTATACCATGTGAACGGAAGAGCTTTAAACGCTCGTACAACTTTTCAGTATTCGTTGTAACCATACCGCCCTCACCGGTTGTAATGTGCTTAACCGGATGGAAGCTAAACCCTGTCATATCTGACATTCCACCGATTTTCTTGCCTTTATATTCCGCGCCAAGAGCATGTGCGGCATCCTCTATGACAATCAAATTGTATTCGTCGGCAATCGCATGGATTGCATCCAAATCGCAGGGCTGTCCGGTTAAGTGCACCGGTATAATCGCCTTCGTCTTTGATGTGATTTTACTCTTAATATCTTCTGGATCAATATTATACGTCTTCGGATCAATATCGGCAAACACAGGTGTTCCCCCGCAATATAACACACAGTTCGAAGATGCCGCAAAAGTGATGGGGGTTGTAATGACTTCGTCGCCTTCACCAATCCCTGCGGATAGACAAGCCACATGCAAAGCAGCAGTTCCGCTGGAAACAGCAACAGCGTATTTCGCCCCCACATATTCCGCAACGTTTTGTTCAAACTCTGCTATTTTCGGACCGGTTGTCAGGTAATCAGACCTGAGAACCTCGCATACGGCTTGAATATCATCTTCATCAATTGTCTGTCTTCCATAGGGTATGTACACAGTTTTTCCTCTCCCTCTTGCTTATAAGCCAAATACATCTTTAACAATTCTATCAACACCGAAGCCATCGACTAGAGATTGCATAGCTTGGGATTTTTGTTTTCTAACTTCATAGTTATTTATATAGTATCGAATTTTTTCTACTATTATTGCTATGCACTCATCCATCCCATTTCTTACATCACCTGAATAAAGTATTAAGTCCATATTATCAAGAGCTTCAGCTCCTAATACTTGATTGTCAGCAAATGTAAATGACACCGAAGGCACACCGCATGCACATAATTCATACATCGTTGAACCACCTGCAGTTACTGCAATTTCACATTGTTTCATCAAGTCCGACATATTTTTCACGTTTTTATGTACATGAATATTGGGGCATAACTGCAGATCAATTTTCTCGTTAATCTTACTGTATCTTCCTGCGATAATATGTAGATTGATATGGGAAAATCTTTCGTCTTTAATCAATGCTTCAGTCAAATGCTCAGAAGCTCCATAAGTATCCGAACCACCAGTGGTTATCAACACATTTTCAACAATTTCATTGACTGTGCAATTAATCCCATGAAATTCGCTGCGGAGTGGAGCGTACTTTGGTCCCAATATCAGCTTCGTATTTGTTTCCTTATACGTTTGGGCATAATTAAAAATATTAAAGTAGGCGTTATAATTAATTAAGGTGTTAACAGGATATTTGAATTTATTGATATCATCTATATAGATCAGGTCCACATATTCAGTTATCTTTCTCAAGTATTCCTCTGTCACGTAATAGCTGTCCACAAGTAGCTTATCAACACGATATCTACAGATGATATCCGTTAATATATCGACTTCAGAATCCATGTCATCCCATTTTGTGTCAAGCTGTACCGCTTGAAATTGATATTGTTCTGAGAGTCCTTTTGCCCTCTCGTCTGCCGAAATAAAAAGTATGTCGCTTTTTGCATTTCGTAACCCTTGCGCAATAGAAAGGCAACGCATAAAGTGACCTGTTGCAGTTATTTCATTAACGTCTACTCTTATACCTATCATGTTAGCACTCTCTCTTGAATTCTGATATAACCATGTCCCAATTGAACTTTTTTCCTATTATATACTTATGGAAATCTCGTCTGTTGTGATACGAGCCACCTGTGGGTTGAGAGATCGGTGTTATCACTCCGTTGACGATTTCGTTCCAATGTTCAAGTAAAAGGGACACTGCGGCATCATTCAGAGCATTATAACTTGTGCGGAATGTTTCATTATCTTCATTAAAAGTCAATTCTTTCTGGCAGAGAATATCACCTGTATCCAAACCTTCATCTATCAAATGAATGGTTACACCTTTGGGAGTATTATCAATAAAACTCCAGAAATTCGGATCTGACCCTCTGTTCCACGGCAGCATTGAAATATGAATATTAAGCATCTTACCACACATGTAATCAATCAGTCTTTTCTGGATTATGTGAGTATAATTGTAGCTAATAACATATTTGGGTGACTCAATTGCCAATAATTCATCGTCAATTGAGTCACTGTAAATCGTTATATCTTCACCAGTTTCTTTTAATGCATCATAAAGTGTAAGAGAGTTTCTGTTATTAGTTAATAACAGTACCCCCCCACTAGGATTTTTACAATCAATTGTAATTCCGCTGTTTATTGGAGTTAATTCCTTAAAATATAAATAATGTTTTTCGTTTTCATCATATGTACCTGTATATCCATTGTCTTCAAAAACCTTTTGAGATGCTACATTATTACTCCTAACAATAGCTTTTATACACCGAATATCCGATTTATCGATAACGATTTTTTTCTCCACAAGCCGTATGATGATTTCACCATAACCCAGACCTCTATATCTTTTTGATATGATATAGTTGATTTTCGCTATATGCTCGCTGCAATCAAGCCTAATTTGACCTATCTTTGATTCAGTATCACACAGCATATATATAACAGTGTTTTCGTCTGCCATATAGTTCTCAAACCAATGTTTGTGGTCATAACAAGATATTATTTCTGTATTAAATGGGTTGCTACGAACTTGTTTATCATTGGCCCATTCATACAACAAATCCACATCTGACCACTCGGCAGGTCGCAAATATACATTACTCATCTTCAAACTCTCCGTCGCATATCGTTTCCTGGCTGATAGGAGTGCCGAATTTCATATCGCAGGCAGCTTTCTTTCCAATAATACACTTGTAGAATTTCGGCTTCATGCCATAACCCGGTCTAACACATCGAACGTTCTCTTCCGTTATTATCTCGCCTTTTTCTATATCTTTTGAGGCAAACAATGAACGCCGGAAAACAGTACTGCTTTTTTCTCTTTCAGATAGTTCATAACATACGCTTCCTTTAGCTGCTATCACTGTTCTAAGGTCACTAATCATAGCGGAAAACTCATTCGGTTCCATTGAAAAAGCAGAATCAGGATTTTCAATTTCACGGCTTAAACAAAAATGCTTTTCAATGACACACGCTCCAAGACTTACACCTACTACAGCAGCGAGGCTTCCCATGGAGTGGTCAGAAAGACCTACAGGCACACCGAAACGCTCTCTCATATCCGGAATTACCGCAAGATTCATATCCGAATAATTCGCCGGATATTCGCTGCAGCATTTGAGCAAAACTATTTGATCGTTTCCTTGTCGTTTACAAGCGTCGACGGCATCTTGAATTTCATCAATTGAGCCCATCCCGCATGAAATTACTAGCGGCTTACCCTTACTCGCAGCGTACTCAATCAAAGGAATGTCTACTAGTTCAAACGAAGCTATTTTAAAAAACTTAACACCAAGTTCAACGAGAAAATCAACGGCTGTTTTGTCAAATGGGGTAGATAAGAAATCTATCCCTGCTTTATCACACTCGTCTTTTATCGCTTTATGCCATTCCCAAGGAGTATAAGCTTCTTTATACAGATCATAAAGTCTGTATCCATCCCAAAGACCAACCTTGATTCGGAAAAACTCATTATTACAATCAAGCGTCAGAGTATCCGCGGTATAGGTTTGAATCTTCAGGCAGTCTGCTCCAGCTTCTTTAGCGGCGCGAACTATCTCTAGAGCGTTATCTAGTTTTCCCGCATGATTTGCTGACATTTCGGCAATAGCATAAACTCCACTTGAGTTGATAACATCATACAATTTCATCTTTCCACCACTTTCAATACGATATCGACGTGGCCATCATTCATTCCCAATCAGGCATATTTAGCTTTTGCTCTTCTCTTGAAACAAACGGATAAAGATCCTCAAGCAAAGACGAGGTAAATGTTCCATCAGGATTAGCAATCGTCACTGATTTGGGTATTTCATCAAAATTTATAGAACCCACAACTTCACAGAGAACCGGATGGTTATCACTCATTACTATGTTCAAAATGGAATCAATTTGCTGGTTATTCTCTATAATTAAGTACTTCAGTCCGTATGTTTTAGCCACATCCCTTAAGGAAGGGAAACGCAGTCCGCTTTCCTCGTTACAGCCTGCAAAACGTGCAGCAAAATTGTTTATTTGCATCATCAATATCGACGCATAACCACCGTTAGATAGCACAAAAAGCTTGAGCGGCAATTTATATGTGCCAATTAACGCCAATTCCTGAATATTGTGCTGTAAACTACCATCACCTTCAAAAACAAGAGTTCGGCGCTTCCCGCTTGCAATACAACACGATATCGCACTTGGAACACACCATCCCATTGACCCTATTCCCATGGAAGAAATAAACCTCTGATTCGGCTTTAATTTATATGCCATATGCGATATTCCACAGGTGCGACCGGAAGAAGACCCAACGAAAATATCTTCTGCAGAAGAATGATCGGACAGCTTTTCCGCAAACGTAAAGCCATCAACTTTTCCTTCATTTGACACAGGCTGAATCTCTTTATTGAGTGGATACTTTTTCTTGATATATCTGCAATAATTCAACCATTTTGCACGCTGTTTTGGGTCATGTTCGCTTTTTTGCTTGGCGAAAGCATCTAAGAACACACCAGCATGAGTTATGATTTTCATGTCAAACGGAATCGATAGTTTATCAACCTCACCCTTGTCTATATCAACAATAATTTTTCTTGCATTAGGGGCAAAGCGGTCTTCCGCATAAGCTGTTATTGCTGGATTAAGGCGGGTTCCGATTATTAACAGAAAATCTGTGTTTTGCAAAACGTAGTTTGAATAACGAGTTGT includes:
- a CDS encoding IS1595 family transposase, with translation MKSTLTTQHGDYPNTYREFVKMFPDDAACAAFLAKLRWPEEFTCRSCKTTSTPWNQSRGRLVCPICRYQTSVTAGTIFDKTRTPLTTWFEAAWHVTTAKNGMSAKTLERTIGTSYKVAWMLLQRFRVAMVNSERKPLSGIVEVDETYIGGKEHGGKRGRGTIKSIVVIAIEIKQPKGFGRVRMRCIPDLSGDSLLPFVQDVVAPESIVCTDGWRGYNGLPKCGYTRDMQVLSSSGDPAHVSMPGVHRVASLVKRWILGTHQGSVLPNHLQSYLEEYTFRFNRRTSRSRGLVFRRLLEQAVTTNSITMGDITGGYDWDHNYF
- a CDS encoding transposase; the protein is MTRNTRETQGDGSFVLTEIIYFAILNRGDYMPRRAREKSSSGIYHVVLRGINKQRIFEDDQDNQKYLETIKTYKENSGYEIYAYCLMSNHIHLLMKEGKEDLGVAFRRIGASYVYWYNWKRGVFP
- a CDS encoding nucleoside-diphosphate sugar epimerase/dehydratase; this encodes MVTVEVIELLGFNNKFKQFVLALGDVVLIGSALYMALVLRFEGHIPSFFMGNFEKLLWPVIGLHIIIFICFGIYKRLWRYASVDELMLIVFAVGSGSAINYLYSWYFNLPLPRSVYVIFGVLLLFFIGGSRFFLRVLVKYLKKIEGNNNGDKPVLIIGAGDAGVMVADELKKHQAALGTKIVGFIDDDPNKQKQIIHGLPVLGKRENIQQVVEERGIKEIILAMPSASYSQQRSIIDLCKDLPVKLKTAPGMFEILGGQVSLTQLKEVEIEDLLKRDPVEVDIQEISGYLANKVVMITGAAGSIGSELCRQVALLGPQLLILLDCDENGIFYINRELEQKNPELKMYPLIRNIQDLQALEKVFQIYKPRVIFHAAAHKHVPLMELNPEEAVENNVYGTKNLVDLAERYGVERFVFISSDKAVKPSSVMGATKRASEIYMQHRARSNGSCVFCAVRFGNVLGSQGSVVPLFREQIKRGGPLTVTHPHMTRYFMTIPEAVQLVIQAGALGEKGMIFILDMGDPVKIMDLARDMILLSGLKPGEDIEIKYTGVRPGEKLCEELFNDKENFMKTTHERIFIAPDTLSPQDEIKKEMEYLSRIVGGDLSPLLEFKKIPGGVRILKPPVLG
- the galE gene encoding UDP-glucose 4-epimerase GalE is translated as MQILITGGAGYIGSHTCVALIEAGHSVIVADNLCNSKFESINKIKQITGKDLTFYKIDVTDEEAVNSIFSTHQIDGLIHFAGLKAVGESMEKPLAYYYNNTVSTMVLSKACLKYGVGKFVFSSSASVYGENDVPFVETMDLLPTTNPYGETKAMSERILTDVAKVNPGFAVSLLRYFNPVGAHESGLIGEDPNGIPNNLMPSVTKAAKDKLEKLRVFGNDYDTVDGTGVRDYIHVVDLAEGHVAAIEKLTEGVHVYNLGTGQGTSVLQLVHTFEEVNKIKVPFEIVDRRPGDIASCYADASKAERELGWKTKRGIKEMVKDAWRFERLLR
- the pseC gene encoding UDP-4-amino-4,6-dideoxy-N-acetyl-beta-L-altrosamine transaminase gives rise to the protein MYIPYGRQTIDEDDIQAVCEVLRSDYLTTGPKIAEFEQNVAEYVGAKYAVAVSSGTAALHVACLSAGIGEGDEVITTPITFAASSNCVLYCGGTPVFADIDPKTYNIDPEDIKSKITSKTKAIIPVHLTGQPCDLDAIHAIADEYNLIVIEDAAHALGAEYKGKKIGGMSDMTGFSFHPVKHITTGEGGMVTTNTEKLYERLKLFRSHGITREENLMLNYEGGWYYEQLELGYNYRITDFQCALGISQMKKIDKFVERRREIAARYDEAFADVVGVITPYQAEGCKNSYHLYAIQVTKMPRIEAYDKLRAAGLGVNVHYIPVHKHPYYQKNGYADVCCSNAEALYSRLISLPMYPSLTDEEVEYVINAVKGLF
- the pseG gene encoding UDP-2,4-diacetamido-2,4,6-trideoxy-beta-L-altropyranose hydrolase, encoding MIGIRVDVNEITATGHFMRCLSIAQGLRNAKSDILFISADERAKGLSEQYQFQAVQLDTKWDDMDSEVDILTDIICRYRVDKLLVDSYYVTEEYLRKITEYVDLIYIDDINKFKYPVNTLINYNAYFNIFNYAQTYKETNTKLILGPKYAPLRSEFHGINCTVNEIVENVLITTGGSDTYGASEHLTEALIKDERFSHINLHIIAGRYSKINEKIDLQLCPNIHVHKNVKNMSDLMKQCEIAVTAGGSTMYELCACGVPSVSFTFADNQVLGAEALDNMDLILYSGDVRNGMDECIAIIVEKIRYYINNYEVRKQKSQAMQSLVDGFGVDRIVKDVFGL
- a CDS encoding GNAT family N-acetyltransferase; this encodes MSNVYLRPAEWSDVDLLYEWANDKQVRSNPFNTEIISCYDHKHWFENYMADENTVIYMLCDTESKIGQIRLDCSEHIAKINYIISKRYRGLGYGEIIIRLVEKKIVIDKSDIRCIKAIVRSNNVASQKVFEDNGYTGTYDENEKHYLYFKELTPINSGITIDCKNPSGGVLLLTNNRNSLTLYDALKETGEDITIYSDSIDDELLAIESPKYVISYNYTHIIQKRLIDYMCGKMLNIHISMLPWNRGSDPNFWSFIDNTPKGVTIHLIDEGLDTGDILCQKELTFNEDNETFRTSYNALNDAAVSLLLEHWNEIVNGVITPISQPTGGSYHNRRDFHKYIIGKKFNWDMVISEFKREC
- the pseI gene encoding pseudaminic acid synthase, yielding MKLYDVINSSGVYAIAEMSANHAGKLDNALEIVRAAKEAGADCLKIQTYTADTLTLDCNNEFFRIKVGLWDGYRLYDLYKEAYTPWEWHKAIKDECDKAGIDFLSTPFDKTAVDFLVELGVKFFKIASFELVDIPLIEYAASKGKPLVISCGMGSIDEIQDAVDACKRQGNDQIVLLKCCSEYPANYSDMNLAVIPDMRERFGVPVGLSDHSMGSLAAVVGVSLGACVIEKHFCLSREIENPDSAFSMEPNEFSAMISDLRTVIAAKGSVCYELSEREKSSTVFRRSLFASKDIEKGEIITEENVRCVRPGYGMKPKFYKCIIGKKAACDMKFGTPISQETICDGEFEDE
- a CDS encoding thiamine pyrophosphate-binding protein, with product MKVSDYVAKFLIDNGIKDLFLISGGGIMHLLDSVARQEGLNLVFNLNEQATGICADSYAQYTNHLGACLLTTGPGATNAVTGCAGAWLDSTPVLFISGQCRIEQMGQLRGLRQYGAQEVAIIPLVTPITKYAIIVLDKEKIRYYLEKAIYLATHGRRGPVWIDVPLDIQGSQVDESSLVSFDPEIEGLVEDYCTEKTQISDIYKMLNVSNRPAILIGHGIVAAGKGELVHQLCNKFQIPALATWRAKGVFGDDEELFMGSPGIPTTRYSNYVLQNTDFLLIIGTRLNPAITAYAEDRFAPNARKIIVDIDKGEVDKLSIPFDMKIITHAGVFLDAFAKQKSEHDPKQRAKWLNYCRYIKKKYPLNKEIQPVSNEGKVDGFTFAEKLSDHSSAEDIFVGSSSGRTCGISHMAYKLKPNQRFISSMGIGSMGWCVPSAISCCIASGKRRTLVFEGDGSLQHNIQELALIGTYKLPLKLFVLSNGGYASILMMQINNFAARFAGCNEESGLRFPSLRDVAKTYGLKYLIIENNQQIDSILNIVMSDNHPVLCEVVGSINFDEIPKSVTIANPDGTFTSSLLEDLYPFVSREEQKLNMPDWE